The Methylomarinum sp. Ch1-1 genome contains the following window.
GAGCGGGTAATCAGTTGAGCCCCGATATCGTTATGGGTAATGATGTTGCGCACTAGATTATCCACGTCGGACACGGTCATGCCAGCTTGCACATAGTCATGAACGCAGTTCAGCGCCTGTTTCATCAGTTCCTGGGCCTTGTACATCGAATCGGACAATTCGCCTAAGACCACGGTGCGCATCATCGCGGTGTGATAGCGGCGGTAGCAGCCGCCGACTTCCAAAAATACATGTTCGCCGGCTTCGACGGTACGGCCCTCCAGGTGGCGTGACCGATCATCGAGCGCGGGCCGGAGGTGACATAGGGCATCACCGCCGGCGGCTCGCCGCCGGCGCGGAACATGCCGGCGCTGATCGCGGCGCCGATGTCGTTTTCGCTGACGCCGGCCTCGCAGGCGTCGATCCCAGCCAGCATGCCGGCCTCGGTCGCGGCGGCAGCCTTGCGCATCAGTTCGATTTCCAACGGCGATTTGCGGATGCGGCCTTGCTCGACGATGCCAAAACAGTCCATTAGCTTGGCGCCGGTCAGTGTGGTGTGTATTTTATCCTGTTGGTAAGCGGGAAAGAAATAACTGTTGCGCTCGTAACCGATGCGTTTATTGGCCAGGCCGAATTCCTTCAGCGCATCGACCAGCATTTGTATCGCATCGCCGGTGTCGGGATAAGGCCGGGTGCGCTCGACCCAGGTGCGGGCGATGATATTGGATTCTTCCATCGCGCGAGTGATCATGAAGGGTTCGTCGGTCAACGGGATCACCAGCGCCTGGAAAAAGGAATAGCCGGTGGTCTGATAATCGGTCAAATACATGATGTTTTCCGGATCGCTGATCACCACCGCATCGAGATGTCGTTGCTCGATACGACGGCGCAGCTCGTCCAGGCGTCGTTGATATTCCTCGAACGGGAAGGTCATGTCGTCGCGTTGTCTCATGAGGCCTCCATCACCTGGTCGGTGGCAGTGATTAGAATATTCAAGCCGTCTTTCAGATCGTCTTCGGGAATCGTCAATGGCGGAATCAGTTTGACGACCCGACCGCCGGTGCCGCAGCTGGCGATCAATAAACCGGATTGGAAACAGGCGTCGACGATGGCTTTGGCCCGGTTGCCGTCGCCGATATCGAGTCCTAGGATCATCCCTTTGCCGCTAACTTCGAGGTCGGCATGACGTTTTTCCAACGCTGTCAGCGCCTCGGCCATGATTTGGCTTTTCGCCCGAACGTCCTTCATCAGGCTGTCGTCCTCGAAATAACTTAGCGCCTCCGAGCCGGCGACGAAGGACAGGTCTTGACCGCGGAACGTGCCGGTATGCTCGCCCGGCGCCCAGTGTCGGTCTATTTCCGGTTTGACCAAATTCATCGCCATCGGCGTGCCCATGCCGCCGATGCCCTGGCCAAACAGATAATGTCCGGGTCGATGTCGAGATCATCGAAGCTGAAGAAAGAACCGGTACGGCCGCAGCCGACCTGAATGTCGTCGACGATCAGCAGCGAGCCGATATCCTGGGCCAGTTTTTCCAAGGACTGCAGCCAGGCCTTGCCGGCCACCTTGACGCCGCCTTCGGCCTGTATCGTTTCGACCAAGAACGCCGCCGGCGGCGTAATGCCGCTGGAACTGTCCAGATAATAGGCGCGCAACTGATCGATACTGGCCATGCCGCAGCCCAGATGGCAATCCTGGCATATTTTTTCACAGCCGAACGGAAAGTGGCGCACGTGCTCCAGCGGCACGCCGGCCGCGGCGCGAAAATGCTGATTGGCGGTGCAGCTGAGTGCGCCCAACGTCATGCCGTGAAAACCGTGGCTGAACGCGACGATCTCGCGCCGGCCGGTGGCGCGGCGAGCCAGTTTCAGCGCCGCTTCGACGGCATTGGTTCCGGTGGGCCCCATAAACTGCAGTTTATGGGGCATGCCGCGCGGTTCCAGGATGATGTTGACGAAACGTTCCATGAAGCGGCGTTTAGCGGTGGTGTGCATGTCCAGGCTGTGAGTGACGCCGTTATTCTGAATATAATCGATCATCGCCTGTTTCATTCGTTCATTGTTGTGGCCAAAATTCAGCACGCCGGCGCCGGCGAAGAAATCGATATATTCCTTGCCGTCTTCATCGGTTTGTCGGGCATTGCTGGCTTTATCGAACACCACAGGATAGACGCGACAATAGGCGCGGATGTCGGATTCTCGCTCATCGAATATGTTCATGCTGATCTCCTTGGGTTTTTGCGGGGACGGGCGCGCCGACCAGGCGCGCGAATAATCGAGTGACGTAGGGAATTAAACGGTCGTTGAAATCGTAATAAGGACTGTGGCAGGGAGCATCGTGGCCCTGGCCGTCGTCACCGCCGATCAAGGCAAAGGCGCCGGGATTTGCTGCAAATAATAATGAAAATCTTCCGAAGCCATGATCGGTAGGGCAATCAGCCGGTCCAAGGCGTCTGTCCCGAATTCCTGTTGCCACAGATTTCGCACGCGTGCAGCCTGCTCTGGATGATTGATGGTGGCGTCATAGCGGGGCAGGATCTTGACGTCGCAGTCCACACCATAGCTTTGCGCGGTTTGTCGGCTGATTTCGTTGATCAGTTGATTGACCCGGTCGCGGGTCGCCCGGTCAGGCACACGTATGCTGCCTTCGAGTACCGCCTGTTGCGGAATCACCGTGGGCTGGCTGGGCGCCTCGATAGAGGTCACGCTGACGACGGCGGTTTGCTGCGGCGCGAGTCGGCGACTGACGATCTGTTGCAAGGCGATGACGACGGCGCTGGCGGCCAATACCGGGTCTCGACAAAGTTCCGGCTGGCTGGCGTGTCCGCCGATGCCGGTCAGCGTGATGATGAAGGTGCCGTTGCCGCACATGACCAAGTCGTCCGGGCAGACCAGTTTGCCGAAAGGCAACGCCGGCCAGTTATGCCAACCGTAGATTTCGTCGACGCCTTCCAGCGCGCCTTCCTCGATCATCCGGCGGGCGCCGTGACCGCCTTCCTCGGCCGGTTGAAACAATAACGTGACCGGCCCCGGCAGTTGCTGTTCGCAATGTTTAAGCCAGCGGGCGGCGGCCAACAATGTAGCGGTATGGCCGTCATGGCCGCAGGCATGCATGCAGCCAGGATGGCGCGAGGCCCAGTCCTTATCGGTCTGTTCGTTAATCGGCAACGCGTCGATATCGCCGCGCAGGGCGATATGAGGCGCTCTGGCGCCGGACTGGTTCAGCCTAGCCACGGTGCCGGTATCGGCGCATGGCCGCCAAGGAATATCCAGTGTCGTCAAGGCTTCACGGATTCGTCCGGCGGTCGCTGTTTCCTGCCAGGTCAGCTCGGGCTCGGCATGCAACTGATGACGCATAGCTTGCGCTAACTTCATCGTTTCCCGCCAATAGTCCTGCATGATCGTCCCCCCCTGTTGAGCATGCTGCTTTAGCTACATAACGCCTATGGCTTGGTGCGGTCTATGCGCAACATGCTAATTTTTGGTGCGTTTAAGCTAAGAAATCTGCAATCTTTGCTTAGTGACTTGCAAAGCAAGGGATATGCCAAACGCTATCGACTGGCGGCAAATTTGCAGAAATATCGTTGTAGCCACGCTTCATGTAAAGAGGGTGGCTAAGTTGACGCCACCACTGTAACGCAGTTTTACGGCGATGAAACCGTTGGTAAAAAGCCGAAGACATCAGCAATTACCAGTTTGAGTATTTTTGCGGGGTTTAGGGCATGGGGTGTGTCTGTCGAGGAGCGCCGTTCACCCAGCACCTAAGTTATGCTGGAATGTAAAATATAGTCCAGTAGCCATGGAATTTAGGTGCTGGGTAAACCCATCCATGGGGGCTTGACGGCCGCATCCTTGCTGCCGACATCCTCGCCAAACACACCCCATGCCCTTTTTGAACGCCAAAGTGATGATATGGACTCCTCTCCACCCTCTAACGGTGTCACAATACACCTACTAACAACTTAAACAGAACAAAGAGGAGTTCGAGATGAATCTTAACGTAGTGGGTTTAGATATTGCAAAACTAGTGTTTCATATGTTCATGATGCAAGACGGCAAAGCAAAGAAAAAGAAATTGAAACGGTCGGAACTGTTGGCCTTTGTGGCTCAGATGCCGGTGAGCGTGATCGCGATGGAAGCCTGCGGCGGCGCTCATCATTGGGCCCGGGCATTTCAGGCCCTGGGCCACGAAGTAGTGCTGTTGAATACTCGCTTCGTGAAGGCATTCGTGGTTGGCAATAAAAACGATTACAACGACGCCGAGGCGATTTACACGGCGGCCTGCCAGCCGAACAAACGCAGCGTGGCGATCAAAGGCATTGAGCAGCAAGACTTAGCCATGCTGCAAGGTGTCCGGCGAGGTAAGGTGGACGAACGCACGGCCTTGGTCAATCAAATGCGCGGTTATCTGGCTGAACGAGGCATCGTGCTGCCGCGTAGCGTGAATCAGTTCAGAAAACAACTGCCCAGTATTCTGGAGGACGGGGAAAATGACCTCAGCACGCTGAGCCGGAAGCTGTTTGCCGAGCAGTATCAAGCGCTGAAAGCCTTGGACGAAGCGATCCGGGCTCTGGACCGGGAAATTACGGCAGTATGCCAAAACAATGCCTTAGCCCGACGATTGCTTGACATACCGGGTATCGGTCCTTTGACCGCCATTTTGGCCACGGCTGACGTCGGCGATGGCAAGGGTTATGATTCGAGCCGAGATTACGCGGCCAGCTTGGGCGTGGTGCCAAGGCAGCACAGCAGCGGCGATAAGCAGGTATTACTGGGCATCAGTAAACGCGGCAACCGCCAATTGCGCACATCCTTGATTCACGGGGCAAGAGCGGTGCTGAAATACTGCGGTGACAAGAGCGACCCCTTGAGCCTGTGGCTCAAAGGCTTGATTGAACGGCGAGGCTTCAACAAAGCGGCCGTGGCTTTGGCCAACAAGAACGCCCGGATCATTTGGGCGCTGGCAACGCGTGGCGGCGATTACGTGCCACAAATGGCCTAAGCCGATGAAAACCGGGTTATCCACCCTTTGCCCACAAGCTCCGAGCACGATTGAAGGGCTCTACGCATGTGGACAAAGCGTGGATAACCCTAACAACACTGTAGTAAACGAGTTCAACCAAATTGCGGAGGCAAGACTCTCAAAGTGATGACATTCAACAGGTCAGACCGGCGCTTTTAAAATCCGTTATTCCCGAAGATTCCTTGAAATCGGCAAAGTGATAGAGATAAAAGCGCGCGGATAGCTTCATCAGGGCCCGAAGGTCGATAAATACCTTCATCAAGAGGCCGAATATATGGCGGCAATCTCGATCTCTGTTGGAAACATCATTTTTGAACAATCTTGGCTTGCAATTGGAGAGGAGTCCATATATGGGAATTGCTGCGAAGACATGGACTCGGGTTTTTATCATCATCTAGGACAGACTGATTCCGGTTCAACGGTGACGTTCGACAGTCTTGCTTCGGCTAACGGTTACGATGCTTTTAGGCTTTTGCTATAAAGAAAATTCATGGTGACATTTATTCAAAACCATATCCCGCAACACCGATTCTTCGGCCAAAAAGGCGTCAACCGCCGAAGGATCAAATTGGGTCCCTCTCATGCTCATGATTTCCTGTTTGGCGATATCGAAAGTTTGTCCTTTGCGATAGGGGCGGTCGGAAGTCATGGCGTCCAATGTGTCGATCACCATGAATAAACGCGCGCCGAGAGGAATTTCATCGCCCTTAAGACGATGGGGGTAGCCGGAGCCGTCATAACGTTCCTCGTGGCTTAGGATGATTCTGGCTGCATCGACCATATCGGGTATTTGCGCAATCAGTTCATATCCTTTTTCCGGGTGGGTATGCATTATCCGCCATTCGTTATCCGTTAAAGGGCCTTGCTTCAATAAAATTTCGTCGGCAATGCCTATTTTTCCGATATCATGCAATAAGGCCCCCCAATAAATTTGCTGTAATCGGCGGGGGGCTTTCATAAAGCGGCGAGCCAGCACCATCGTATGACAGGCGACTCGCTTTGAATGCATGCCGGTTTCATGTTCCCTCAGATCCAGTGCGTTGACCAGTATTTCGGTCAGCACAGCATAAGGATCATTCTGTCTGGCATATTCGTCCCGGGTTTTTAAATAACAATGTTCGCAGCAATAGGTCCGTTCATTGATGACATAGGGCTGTGTCGTAATTTCTGTTCCACAGTGTTGACAATTCATCTCGATCACTTAGGTTTTGTAGTGGGGAATGCTTTAAAAATGATTTTGCGTTCATAGCAGCATGCGTTATCTCTTCATGCGTTCCTGAAACTGCAGCGCCAGACTGTAAATCACCGGAAATACCAAAAGGCTGAGCATCAACACGGTCAGCATGCCGCCTAGCACCGGTGCGGCGATGCGCTGGGTGACATCGGCGCCGGAACCCGTGGCCCACATGATCGGAATCAAGCCCAGCATGGTCGTGAACGCGGTGATCGCAACCGGACGAACGCGCAGCGCCGTGGCGGCTTCGACGGCCTGTTTAATTTCCAAAGCCGTCAACGGAGCCTGTTTCTGCCTTCTCAGTCTGGCTACCTCGATATCGATAAAATTTAACACCATCGCGCCGGTTTCGGCGGCGGTGCCGGCCAGCGCGATGAAACCGACATAGACGGCCACCGACAGGTTGAAACCGTACCAGTAAATCATCCAAATGCCGCCGATCAGGCCGAACGGAATCGTCAACATGACGATGACCGGTTCGACAAAATTGCGGAAAGAAAAATACAGCAGCAAAAAAATCAGAAACAACGTCAGCGGAACCACGATACGCAGCCGGGCCGCCGCTCTTTCCATGTATTCGAACTGGCCCGACCAGCTGACGGTATAGCCTTTGGGAATGTTTACCTGCCGTTCCAATGTTTGCTTGGCCTTGGCGACAAAACCGCCGATGTCGGAGGTTTTGATATCGACATAAATCCAGGCGTTGGGGCGGGAATTTTCACTTTTGATGACGGGAGGGCCGCGTCTTAAATTAAGATCGGCCACCAAAGTCAGTGGAATTTGCGCGCCGGTTGGGGTTGGAATGAGCACCCGTTTCAGGCTATTCAGATTATCCCGCAGCTCACGCGGATAACGCAGATTGACCGGATAGCGCTCCAGGCCTTCCACGGTTTCGGTCACGTTCATGCCGCCGATGGCGCTTTGAATGACGTCTTGCACGTCGCCGACGGTCAAGCCATAGCGGGCGGCGGCGTCACGGTCGATGTCGAAATCGAGGTAATAGCCGCCCACGGCGCGATCGCCGAAGGCGGACAGGGTGTCCGGTAGGGTTTTCATCGCCTGCTCGATCGCCTTGGCCAAGCGCTGCAATTCATTCAAGTCCGGCCCGGACACCTTGATGCCGACCGGCGTTTTAATGCCGGTGGAGAGCATATCGATGCGAGTCTTGATTGGCATGGTCCAGGCATTGGTGACCCCCGGAAAA
Protein-coding sequences here:
- the doeB2 gene encoding N(2)-acetyl-L-2,4-diaminobutanoate deacetylase DoeB2, whose translation is MQDYWRETMKLAQAMRHQLHAEPELTWQETATAGRIREALTTLDIPWRPCADTGTVARLNQSGARAPHIALRGDIDALPINEQTDKDWASRHPGCMHACGHDGHTATLLAAARWLKHCEQQLPGPVTLLFQPAEEGGHGARRMIEEGALEGVDEIYGWHNWPALPFGKLVCPDDLVMCGNGTFIITLTGIGGHASQPELCRDPVLAASAVVIALQQIVSRRLAPQQTAVVSVTSIEAPSQPTVIPQQAVLEGSIRVPDRATRDRVNQLINEISRQTAQSYGVDCDVKILPRYDATINHPEQAARVRNLWQQEFGTDALDRLIALPIMASEDFHYYLQQIPAPLP
- a CDS encoding HD-GYP domain-containing protein, whose protein sequence is MNCQHCGTEITTQPYVINERTYCCEHCYLKTRDEYARQNDPYAVLTEILVNALDLREHETGMHSKRVACHTMVLARRFMKAPRRLQQIYWGALLHDIGKIGIADEILLKQGPLTDNEWRIMHTHPEKGYELIAQIPDMVDAARIILSHEERYDGSGYPHRLKGDEIPLGARLFMVIDTLDAMTSDRPYRKGQTFDIAKQEIMSMRGTQFDPSAVDAFLAEESVLRDMVLNKCHHEFSL
- a CDS encoding IS110 family transposase, producing the protein MNLNVVGLDIAKLVFHMFMMQDGKAKKKKLKRSELLAFVAQMPVSVIAMEACGGAHHWARAFQALGHEVVLLNTRFVKAFVVGNKNDYNDAEAIYTAACQPNKRSVAIKGIEQQDLAMLQGVRRGKVDERTALVNQMRGYLAERGIVLPRSVNQFRKQLPSILEDGENDLSTLSRKLFAEQYQALKALDEAIRALDREITAVCQNNALARRLLDIPGIGPLTAILATADVGDGKGYDSSRDYAASLGVVPRQHSSGDKQVLLGISKRGNRQLRTSLIHGARAVLKYCGDKSDPLSLWLKGLIERRGFNKAAVALANKNARIIWALATRGGDYVPQMA